The Anaerobaca lacustris genome includes the window CCCGTTGCGCTGATGGATATAGCCGAGATAGTAGTACACCAGCGGGTAGCGCCCGGCCGCGTCCGTCTTGTCGCGCGCCGCCCGTCCGAGCACCTCCACGGCCTCGTCCCAGAGCCCCCAACCCATGTAGTCCGTCGCCAGTTCGAGGTACGCCTGCACGTTGCGCTGCATCGTCCTTTCCAACCGCTCCAGCGTATTGGCGGCACGGCGCCGCTGCCCGAGGGCCGTCTGGATCAGAGCCAACTCGTTCATCGCAAGGAAATCGAGCGGATCGCTTGCCAGCACCGCCTGGACGATGGCGAGGGCCTGCTTGAGATCTCCCTGATTCCTGAGCGCCGCGGCCTTGAGATTCCGCGCCTTTGTGTTCACGGTGTTGGTTGTCAGCGATTTGTCGATCTGTTCGATGGCCATCGCCCAGTCGCCCCGGCCGCACGACAGCTCCGCGAGCTGATGGTAGCCGGCCGAGTGAAACGCGTGATCCCACGTGGAACGGTGGAAGGCCTCGTACGCCTCATCGAGCTTCCCCTGGGCGCGCAAAGCCACGCCCAGATGGAACAGGGCCTCGGTGTTGCCCGGCCGCGTGTAGTCGGCCGAAAGCCTCGTCACCGCCCGGCGCAGGTGCTCTTCGGCCTCGGCGTACAGGCCCCGCCGGTTGTAGTTGACGCCCACGATCGTGTTCGTTCGCATGTCGTTTGGATCGCGCCGCAGGGCCTCTTCGTAGTAGTCGAACGGATCGACGCGGGGGTTGTGAATCTGCTCGATGCGAAGCCCGGTCAGATACAGTTCCTCAATCGTCTGAACATCCGTGGGTGCCGGCGGGTTCTTCACGGGCTCCGGCAATTGGGAATCGCGTTGGTGCTCAACGGGTCGATAGGCGATCAGCTCCTGACCCGAGGCGGCCAGCAACGAGACCCGCAGATCGGTGACGTCGACGCCTTCCGGCGCCGCCACTTCCGTCAGAAACGGCTGGGCCGGACCGATGGCGATCGTCTCGTCCAGAATGGTCTGCCCCGAAGCAGTCAGCAGCACCCTGGCCCTCTTGTGCGGGGCGGTCGTGTTGAAGCCCAGCCTGACCTTGCCGTCATCAGTCCGTTCGAGGTTGACGGCCGCATCGAGATTGGCGTTCTTAAACCCGCCGATCGCGCGGATCGGATACCAGCACTGCTGGAACGTCTTGACCTCGTACGGTTTGATCCAACTGTAGTCGGGCTGATTGTCGCTGAACGCGCCGACCATCAGCTCGGCATACGGGCCGTCCTCATCGGTGAGGATCTTGTCCCACATCCGTCCGCGCGGTCCGGGCCCCCACTCCCACAGCTTGGCCCCGCAGACCACGTGATGGTTGGCCACGTGGACCACACCGGCCTGGCGGCCGTGATCGTAGCCGCCCATGAAATCCTCCTGAAGGTCCCAGGCGAAAAAGGAGACGGGCTCCGGGTGGTTCTTCCACCAGCTCAGATCCACACCCTGATAGTCCGTACCGCGAAAGCGGCCGGCGCCGATGGGCCAATGGATGAAATCGTTCTTGGAGTGATAGGTCGCAGCGGTGACGCTGGGTGGAAAGATCACCTGGTAGGTGTCGTCCACGTGGACCGCAACATTGGCCCAGTACAGGACCGAGTGCGGCTGGGCCGTCCGGTTGAACAGCTTCACCGTCGCCTCGACGTGCGACCGGCCCGGATACAGCGTCACGCCGATCAGCCACTTCATCCGGTGCCGCCGCTCCGTCTCTCCGAACCAGATCGTCTTGCTGCCGTCGGCGTTCTCGGCCAGCGTGTAATCGACGGGCATGTGCGTCGTGTCGCGATGGTGGTGGAACACGCACCATTCGATCCCGCCGGAAATCCACGCCCCGAGCATGCCGATCAGCGCCGGCTTGACCACGTTCTGCCGGTAGAAGATCTCGTAGTTGTTGGTCTTGTCGGTCGCATAGAACAGCCGCCCCCCGACCTCCGGCAGAATGCACAGCTTGATGTACTCGTTCTCCAGGTACAGGGCCGTATAGGTCTGCTCCTCGCGGATATTCGTCACGCCGTCCTGCATCGCATAGGGATACACCCGCTTCTGCGCCCCCTGATACGATTCATTGGTGTAGAAGCGTGGATTCACGTCGGGCGCTTCGAGCCGATAGGTGGGAAGCGTCAGCGGCTCCTGCCAGACCTTGACCGCCGCCGACGCCGGCCCAAGAACGATCAGGACGAGAAGAAACGACAGACATGCGCGTCTTTCCAGTGACATGAGCCAGGCACTCCTTTCTATGGTCTTCCCTTGTGCTGTCTCGTCCCCGACTCCGGAATTCACACGAGCCGGATGCAAGCCGGCATCATGCTACCAGAAAACGTCCCCATCCACAACCACCGATCCCCGCTCCTGCGCTCCCGGGCCGCCCGTCATTCACCACCGTCCGGGCCGAAGTCTTCCGGGAAGTTCAGATAGGCGTACTCGCCGTGCAGTTCGTACGCCTTGCGGTCGCGGGCCTTGGCCGCCTCGACCTCGTCGTCGTGGAGCCCCAGGTAGAAGTACTTCCCTCGGTACCGGATCCCCGCCTCCCATTTGTCTTTGTGCCGGAGCACACCCACGAACCGCGAGCTTCCGCCGCGAGGCCCCCGGTTCGCCTGATTCTGCTGGTGCGTGCAGATGCGCAGGTTGCAGCGCCGATTGTTCAGCCCGTTGCCATCGATATGGTCGACGATGCAACCTTTGCGTACCCGCATGATCATCCGGTGCATGTACACCGTACGCCCTTTCCGGATGCAGGTCGCATAGGTCGTCCCGCCGTGGCGTTTGGCGTACCACCGGTACTTGCTGACGCGCTTATAGTCGGCAGCGTCGACCAAGGCAAAGAGCCCCCCGCCCAGCGGGATACGTCGGACGTCGGGATCGTCCTCGCCGGGTATCGGGTTGGCCTCGGCCTTCGGGCACTTCGTGCGGACGGGCTTCCATGCCTTTGGTTTGAAGTTCCGGCACGTATCGATCGGCAACACCTCGCACAACTCGCCCGGGCAGTCCGGACGGTTCGTACACAGCAGCAGCCGCTCCACACCCAGCAGCCGGTCGCGCCACTGCCGCGTCTTCGGCAACGGACACGAATACGCACACACCTGGCAGCGGCCCGCGAACAGGATCGCATAGACCGACTTCCACCGCTGGCCCCGGTACTGCTCCGGCCAGATCTTGCTGTCCGGCGGAGGAACCCGCTTGACCCAGTACCGCCAGTCCCGCTGAGGCTTCTGGGGGCTTCCTCTCTTCTTCATCATCGGCCCTTTCCATTCTCTGCGTCTTCGCCGGCCCGTGGCCCATGCCCCGCGGCCCGCCGCCCGTGGCCGACCCCGCCGGCCGCCACGTGGCCAGAGATATGATAGTTTGACCATGCTCCGGCGTCAATAAAAAAACCAACAAATTTCCTCAGTTGCCTCCCCAGTAAACCCCCGCCCACGACACTTCTACGCGGCCTCCGGCCGCCACGCTTCACGCTTCACGAACGACGCTTCACGGCAAAAACGCCCCGGCAGGCCGTCATTCCTTCCCTTTCCGCCCCCGTCGCCCTACAATTGATCCGTGCCTGTAGATGGTTGGGGTTGACGGATGCCAACGAAGAGTGCCGGTATTCTGCTGCATCGCTGGAACGCAGGCAGACATGAGGTCCTGCTCGTTCACCCGGGCGGACCGTTCTGGCAGAACAAGGACAACGGAGTCTGGTCGATCCCGAAAGGGCTGATCGACGACGATGAAGACCCGCTGACCGCCGCGAGACGGGAGTTCCGCGAGGAGACAGGCTTCCCGGTGGGCGGCGAAGCCCTGCCCCTGACGCCGTGCAGACAATCCGGCAAGAAGGTCGTGTACGCATGGGCCGTGGAGGGCAGCATCGACCC containing:
- a CDS encoding HNH endonuclease; the encoded protein is MMKKRGSPQKPQRDWRYWVKRVPPPDSKIWPEQYRGQRWKSVYAILFAGRCQVCAYSCPLPKTRQWRDRLLGVERLLLCTNRPDCPGELCEVLPIDTCRNFKPKAWKPVRTKCPKAEANPIPGEDDPDVRRIPLGGGLFALVDAADYKRVSKYRWYAKRHGGTTYATCIRKGRTVYMHRMIMRVRKGCIVDHIDGNGLNNRRCNLRICTHQQNQANRGPRGGSSRFVGVLRHKDKWEAGIRYRGKYFYLGLHDDEVEAAKARDRKAYELHGEYAYLNFPEDFGPDGGE
- a CDS encoding DUF5107 domain-containing protein, with the translated sequence MSLERRACLSFLLVLIVLGPASAAVKVWQEPLTLPTYRLEAPDVNPRFYTNESYQGAQKRVYPYAMQDGVTNIREEQTYTALYLENEYIKLCILPEVGGRLFYATDKTNNYEIFYRQNVVKPALIGMLGAWISGGIEWCVFHHHRDTTHMPVDYTLAENADGSKTIWFGETERRHRMKWLIGVTLYPGRSHVEATVKLFNRTAQPHSVLYWANVAVHVDDTYQVIFPPSVTAATYHSKNDFIHWPIGAGRFRGTDYQGVDLSWWKNHPEPVSFFAWDLQEDFMGGYDHGRQAGVVHVANHHVVCGAKLWEWGPGPRGRMWDKILTDEDGPYAELMVGAFSDNQPDYSWIKPYEVKTFQQCWYPIRAIGGFKNANLDAAVNLERTDDGKVRLGFNTTAPHKRARVLLTASGQTILDETIAIGPAQPFLTEVAAPEGVDVTDLRVSLLAASGQELIAYRPVEHQRDSQLPEPVKNPPAPTDVQTIEELYLTGLRIEQIHNPRVDPFDYYEEALRRDPNDMRTNTIVGVNYNRRGLYAEAEEHLRRAVTRLSADYTRPGNTEALFHLGVALRAQGKLDEAYEAFHRSTWDHAFHSAGYHQLAELSCGRGDWAMAIEQIDKSLTTNTVNTKARNLKAAALRNQGDLKQALAIVQAVLASDPLDFLAMNELALIQTALGQRRRAANTLERLERTMQRNVQAYLELATDYMGWGLWDEAVEVLGRAARDKTDAAGRYPLVYYYLGYIHQRNGNVDAARKLFSQAQAMPADYCFPFRHESIAALTAAIECDPDDARAAYYLGNALYEVQPERAIAQWERAAQLDSGLSGAHRNLGWAYYRTADDVPKAIASYERAVACRSDDARLFAELDHLYELGNVDPARRLEILQKHHATVIKRNDSFQCLIAAMVLTGHYDRAVSYLANHHFHVREGGGEIRDVYVDAHLLRGVERLKGDEPAKALEDFLAAAEYPENLSIGRPRNDPRAAQFAYYTAQAHEALGDAEKATAFYEQSAAQSGARWAPEARFYRGMSMRKLGREEQATEIFEELIRTGTERIERDEEVDFFAKFGEQQARQARLASAHYIQGLGYLGSGRIEAARSAFGEAARLNVSHVWARAQLAMLP
- a CDS encoding NUDIX domain-containing protein; this encodes MPTKSAGILLHRWNAGRHEVLLVHPGGPFWQNKDNGVWSIPKGLIDDDEDPLTAARREFREETGFPVGGEALPLTPCRQSGKKVVYAWAVEGSIDPSEIASNTFYMEWPPHSGRTQEFPEVDRAAWFTFADAQEKILKGQLPLIIELASLLRAR